Proteins encoded within one genomic window of Citrobacter amalonaticus Y19:
- a CDS encoding dihydrodipicolinate synthase family protein has translation MTQPLFSGVIPPVPTLFTAEGEFNETAQAILIEHLINSPVDGLFFLGSAGEFAHMSREMRQDVAAFCMRQVAGRKPVLIGIASCGTQETIDAGLHAQRLGADGVVVVNPWYNPLSESNLLQHFKRVAKALSLPVILYNFPALTGQSIPVQIIKTLAIDCPNIVGLKDTVDTLSHIRETLHAVKPVRPDFAVFAGYDEYLLGTLILGGDGCIPASANFAPQLTCGIRDAWHKQDYSRAVELQQSLSWIPPLYGLDLPFYNAVKYALQLTGLDISVHSLPPASPLTAEMKTEIENILQRAGVINKEGN, from the coding sequence ATGACCCAACCGCTGTTCAGCGGGGTGATCCCGCCGGTTCCGACACTCTTCACCGCTGAGGGTGAATTCAACGAAACGGCGCAGGCTATCCTTATTGAGCACCTGATCAATTCCCCCGTGGACGGGCTTTTTTTCCTGGGTAGCGCCGGAGAGTTTGCCCATATGTCCCGCGAGATGCGCCAGGATGTCGCCGCATTTTGTATGCGCCAGGTTGCAGGTCGAAAGCCCGTGCTGATTGGCATTGCCAGTTGCGGCACACAGGAGACCATTGACGCCGGTCTTCATGCGCAACGCCTCGGCGCGGATGGCGTGGTCGTCGTGAACCCCTGGTACAACCCGCTCAGTGAAAGTAACCTGCTTCAACATTTTAAACGGGTGGCGAAGGCGCTGTCGCTTCCGGTAATCCTGTATAATTTCCCCGCGCTGACCGGGCAATCCATTCCGGTACAGATTATCAAAACCCTTGCCATCGACTGCCCGAACATTGTGGGGTTGAAAGACACGGTCGATACACTTTCCCATATCAGGGAAACGCTGCACGCGGTAAAACCCGTGCGCCCCGATTTTGCTGTCTTTGCCGGTTACGATGAGTACCTTCTTGGCACATTAATTCTGGGAGGAGATGGCTGTATTCCCGCCAGCGCCAATTTTGCACCACAACTCACCTGTGGGATCCGCGATGCCTGGCATAAGCAGGACTATTCCCGAGCCGTAGAATTGCAACAGTCGCTGTCCTGGATCCCTCCTCTCTACGGGTTGGATCTGCCGTTTTATAATGCGGTGAAATATGCATTACAGCTTACTGGCCTGGATATTTCTGTCCATTCATTGCCCCCTGCGTCGCCACTGACCGCAGAAATGAAAACAGAAATTGAAAACATCCTTCAACGCGCGGGTGTGATTAATAAGGAGGGTAATTAA
- the adhP gene encoding alcohol dehydrogenase AdhP, with protein MKAAVISQAQPGKVEFRHQTVRALASGEALVNVECCGVCHTDLHVVQGDFGPVPGRIPGHEGIGIVSAIADDVTSLKVGDRVSIAWFYEGCGVCEYCVSGRETFCRNVKNAGYSVDGAMAEQCIVKADYAVKVPEGLDPLVASSITCAGVTTYKAAQVSGVRPGQWLAIWGAGGLGNMAIQFARNVFNARVIAIDIQDDKLALARESGAEITLNPGKEDVPARIHELTGGGAHSAIVVAVARSAFNQAVNSVRAGGKVVCVAVPAGELSLNIVKTVLDGIQIVGSLVGTRQDLAEAFQHALAGRVRPIVQPRKLEELNTIFKEMDDGTIQGRMVIDLRTVQHTEE; from the coding sequence ATGAAAGCAGCGGTAATCAGCCAGGCACAGCCGGGCAAAGTGGAATTTCGCCATCAGACCGTTCGGGCGTTAGCCTCCGGCGAAGCGCTGGTCAACGTTGAATGTTGCGGTGTCTGCCACACCGATTTACATGTTGTGCAGGGTGACTTTGGCCCGGTACCGGGGCGCATCCCCGGACATGAAGGCATCGGGATTGTCAGCGCGATTGCCGACGACGTGACCAGTCTGAAGGTAGGCGATCGCGTCAGTATTGCCTGGTTTTACGAGGGCTGTGGCGTATGCGAATACTGTGTCAGCGGGCGGGAGACCTTCTGTCGCAACGTAAAAAATGCCGGTTACAGCGTTGATGGCGCGATGGCCGAGCAATGCATCGTCAAAGCGGACTACGCGGTGAAAGTCCCGGAAGGTCTTGATCCTCTGGTCGCCAGCAGCATTACCTGCGCGGGTGTAACAACCTACAAAGCGGCGCAGGTTTCGGGAGTCCGTCCGGGTCAATGGCTGGCAATCTGGGGCGCGGGCGGTTTAGGCAATATGGCTATCCAGTTTGCCCGCAATGTGTTCAATGCCCGCGTGATCGCCATTGACATTCAGGATGACAAACTGGCGCTGGCCAGAGAAAGCGGCGCAGAAATCACCCTTAACCCCGGTAAAGAGGATGTTCCCGCACGTATTCATGAACTGACGGGCGGTGGTGCGCATTCGGCGATTGTGGTGGCGGTGGCGCGCTCGGCCTTTAATCAGGCAGTTAACAGCGTCAGGGCTGGCGGTAAAGTGGTTTGCGTGGCGGTTCCTGCCGGCGAGCTTTCGCTGAATATCGTCAAGACGGTTCTTGATGGCATCCAGATTGTCGGTAGCCTGGTAGGAACCCGTCAGGATCTGGCAGAAGCCTTCCAGCATGCGCTTGCCGGCCGCGTTCGCCCCATCGTACAGCCCCGAAAACTGGAGGAGCTCAATACCATTTTCAAGGAGATGGACGACGGCACAATCCAGGGAAGAATGGTGATTGATTTACGTACCGTGCAGCACACAGAGGAGTGA
- a CDS encoding aldo/keto reductase: MKTVPLGHTGIQVPVLAMGAASLGSIYHPVSQLQANETVATALSHGVNYFDVAPYYGLTKAETALGAALKGVRRQSYTLATKVGRYGDSLWDFSREATLRSVEESLSRLGCDYIDVIQCHDIEYGDMTQLLNEALPTLRELRDSGVVRHIGITGYDLPLLERVACEQKVDTVMAYCTWTLQDRRLGAVAQRLNEAGIGVLNASPLSMGLLTRSGAPDWHPAHDDVQRVCRSVSELCDSYGVNIAQIALQFALTTAAEHGIASTVIGTASAENMLDNVRWSEQPLDPELLDNINALMAPVLNIGWDVLPGNGGKAQK, translated from the coding sequence ATGAAAACCGTACCTCTGGGCCATACCGGCATTCAGGTGCCCGTTCTCGCGATGGGAGCGGCATCGCTGGGCAGCATCTATCACCCGGTGTCCCAACTGCAAGCCAATGAAACGGTCGCCACCGCGCTGAGTCATGGCGTGAACTACTTTGATGTTGCCCCCTATTACGGGCTGACGAAGGCCGAAACGGCATTAGGCGCCGCGCTCAAGGGCGTTCGTCGTCAAAGTTACACCCTCGCCACCAAGGTGGGCCGCTACGGTGACAGCCTTTGGGATTTCTCACGCGAGGCCACCTTACGCAGCGTGGAAGAAAGTCTCTCCCGTCTGGGTTGTGATTACATTGATGTTATTCAGTGTCACGACATTGAATACGGCGATATGACGCAGTTGCTGAATGAGGCGCTGCCGACGCTTCGTGAACTCCGGGACAGCGGCGTGGTTCGCCACATTGGCATCACCGGATACGATCTGCCGCTACTCGAACGCGTCGCCTGCGAGCAGAAAGTCGATACCGTCATGGCCTATTGCACATGGACTTTACAGGATCGACGACTGGGCGCCGTTGCGCAGCGGTTGAACGAAGCAGGAATTGGCGTTCTTAATGCGTCCCCTCTCTCAATGGGACTGCTGACCCGTTCAGGGGCACCAGACTGGCATCCGGCCCACGACGATGTCCAACGCGTCTGTCGCAGCGTGTCTGAACTGTGCGATAGCTACGGCGTCAACATTGCGCAAATTGCCCTGCAGTTTGCCCTGACGACCGCCGCGGAGCACGGTATTGCCTCCACCGTCATTGGGACAGCTAGCGCCGAAAATATGCTCGATAACGTCCGCTGGTCTGAGCAACCGCTCGATCCTGAACTGCTGGACAACATTAACGCGCTGATGGCACCGGTACTCAATATCGGCTGGGATGTGCTGCCAGGTAACGGAGGGAAAGCGCAGAAATGA
- a CDS encoding RbsD/FucU domain-containing protein — protein MRPDRILHPELAAALASLGHTDIVLVTDAGFPIPAHANRVDLGFWPGQIDVREILRVLRKELFVEEVHFASEVRDCHPQLYRDVQTIYTGSGAAFFAASHETLCHDIAHQAKLIIRSGSFEPWANFALVASTDPFAWFTDASGVQPLPAYVARRQRIVDNIVPELN, from the coding sequence ATGAGACCCGACAGAATTTTACACCCCGAGCTTGCCGCAGCCTTAGCCTCCTTAGGCCACACCGATATCGTTCTGGTTACCGATGCGGGATTCCCGATTCCTGCGCACGCGAACCGGGTAGACCTGGGTTTCTGGCCTGGTCAGATTGACGTCCGGGAGATCCTGCGCGTGCTGCGTAAGGAACTCTTTGTTGAAGAGGTGCATTTTGCCAGCGAAGTCCGTGACTGCCACCCGCAGTTGTACCGCGATGTGCAAACGATCTACACCGGTTCTGGCGCGGCGTTTTTCGCCGCGAGCCATGAAACGCTGTGCCACGACATTGCCCATCAGGCGAAGCTAATCATTCGCTCCGGCTCGTTCGAGCCCTGGGCCAACTTCGCCCTTGTCGCCAGCACCGATCCGTTTGCCTGGTTCACTGATGCGTCTGGCGTACAGCCGCTCCCCGCCTATGTTGCGCGACGCCAGCGTATTGTCGACAACATCGTACCGGAACTTAACTGA
- a CDS encoding MFS transporter → MSDNTNTLPSGKVADTHQTDSPESNIMVTGKKKNILLASLFANFFVLLALYCGVISVLLPNHVAQIDPANKANNLAIVMTTALLFTIFAQPIAGALSDRCRSTWGRRSPFIVGGALIGGLAIFGISMMTTIAGIAVFWLMAAVSLNCMNGPLATVVADRFLPENRGIASGFVGAGSTAGGTVGIILAGYLAWNLQLGYLVFALAIAACCVAFVLINREPSTRNMPVEPFKWGTFFKNFWVSPRQYPDFGWAFFGRFAMYLGYQGVVTYQLYILQDFIGLSVEESNYAIGTISVITLSTLLFSGLVSGIISDKLQRRKIFVFLSSILMAAGLCIPLVMPTLTGMYIYAAIMGLGYGAYTSIDMALMTQVLPGGGKQAGKDMGILTIATVLPQSFSPILSAWLLATFNNDYSSLFIAAIIFVFASSFFVLPIKSVK, encoded by the coding sequence ATGTCTGATAATACCAACACATTGCCATCCGGGAAGGTTGCCGACACGCATCAAACCGACTCTCCGGAAAGCAATATCATGGTCACCGGGAAAAAGAAAAATATATTACTGGCTTCCCTGTTCGCCAATTTCTTTGTTCTGCTGGCTTTATATTGTGGCGTCATTTCCGTTCTGTTACCGAACCATGTCGCGCAAATCGATCCGGCCAATAAGGCTAACAACCTTGCCATCGTGATGACCACGGCACTGTTGTTTACTATTTTTGCGCAACCTATTGCCGGGGCATTATCCGACCGATGCCGTTCAACATGGGGCCGCCGCTCTCCTTTCATTGTCGGTGGCGCGTTAATCGGTGGGCTGGCGATCTTCGGCATCTCGATGATGACAACCATCGCCGGTATTGCGGTTTTCTGGCTGATGGCCGCCGTCTCGCTGAACTGTATGAACGGACCGCTCGCGACCGTCGTGGCAGACAGATTCTTACCTGAAAACAGAGGGATAGCCTCAGGTTTCGTCGGTGCGGGTTCAACAGCGGGCGGAACCGTCGGCATCATCCTGGCCGGGTATCTGGCGTGGAATCTGCAGTTAGGCTATCTGGTATTTGCCCTGGCTATCGCAGCCTGCTGTGTTGCGTTTGTGCTGATTAACCGTGAGCCTTCAACGCGAAATATGCCGGTTGAACCTTTCAAATGGGGAACATTTTTCAAAAACTTCTGGGTCAGTCCACGCCAGTATCCCGATTTCGGTTGGGCATTCTTTGGTCGCTTTGCTATGTACCTGGGCTACCAGGGCGTGGTGACCTATCAACTGTATATCCTTCAGGATTTCATTGGCTTAAGCGTTGAAGAATCCAACTACGCCATCGGCACCATCTCGGTCATCACGCTGTCCACCCTGCTCTTTTCCGGTCTGGTATCCGGCATCATCTCCGATAAGCTGCAGCGGCGTAAAATTTTCGTCTTTCTCTCCAGCATTCTGATGGCGGCGGGACTCTGTATTCCTCTGGTCATGCCAACCCTGACCGGTATGTATATTTATGCCGCAATTATGGGACTGGGATACGGAGCCTATACCTCCATTGATATGGCGTTGATGACTCAGGTATTACCTGGCGGCGGTAAACAAGCGGGTAAAGATATGGGGATCCTGACTATTGCGACAGTATTACCGCAGTCATTTAGTCCCATATTATCGGCCTGGCTGCTCGCGACATTTAATAATGATTATTCATCATTATTTATTGCCGCCATTATTTTTGTCTTTGCTTCATCATTCTTTGTATTACCGATTAAATCAGTTAAATAA
- a CDS encoding amidohydrolase family protein, producing MRTLDSHLHLWDPCLLRYDWLGDLPTLNRAFLPQELARHAGAPDAAIVVQADCAAEHAIKEVNWLNQLADDSPIAVAGIVAWAPLECGSAVIPYLRQLRQLPRVVGIRRSLQNEALEWFYSADYRAGLLAAVEEGFVIDMCVRAAQLPALFDLMTWLYERAPEARVVLDHMGKPAIIRNEWQEWAEGIKALATFPNLVCKLSGLPTEANWENWQPEQLKPWIQQAITTFGAQRCLFGGDWPVVELAGGYTRWRNCVTEAITSLSPEEINAIMADNARDIYLRKAKKG from the coding sequence ATGAGAACGCTCGACAGTCATCTTCATCTCTGGGATCCGTGCTTGTTGCGCTATGACTGGCTTGGCGATCTGCCGACGTTAAACCGGGCCTTTTTGCCGCAGGAACTTGCCCGTCATGCCGGAGCCCCGGACGCGGCGATTGTGGTTCAGGCCGACTGTGCCGCCGAGCACGCTATTAAGGAAGTGAACTGGCTGAATCAACTGGCTGATGACAGTCCGATCGCTGTGGCAGGTATTGTCGCCTGGGCTCCTCTGGAGTGCGGCAGCGCCGTCATTCCTTATCTGCGCCAGTTACGACAGCTTCCGCGCGTGGTGGGTATCCGACGTTCTCTACAGAACGAAGCGCTGGAATGGTTCTACAGCGCAGACTATCGCGCCGGTTTACTGGCGGCGGTAGAAGAAGGCTTTGTCATTGATATGTGCGTCAGAGCGGCGCAACTTCCGGCCCTGTTCGACCTGATGACATGGCTCTATGAACGGGCGCCAGAGGCTCGCGTGGTCCTCGACCATATGGGCAAACCGGCCATCATTCGCAATGAATGGCAGGAATGGGCGGAAGGGATTAAGGCGCTGGCAACCTTCCCCAATCTCGTCTGCAAGCTATCTGGACTACCGACGGAAGCCAACTGGGAAAACTGGCAACCCGAACAACTGAAGCCCTGGATTCAACAGGCTATCACCACATTTGGCGCGCAGCGCTGCTTATTTGGCGGTGACTGGCCGGTTGTTGAACTGGCCGGAGGCTACACCCGCTGGAGGAATTGCGTGACTGAAGCCATTACGTCTCTGTCGCCGGAGGAAATAAACGCAATAATGGCGGATAACGCCAGGGATATCTACCTGAGAAAAGCCAAAAAAGGTTAA
- a CDS encoding carbohydrate porin, giving the protein MTCIGLGLVNLFAIPYASSSQNLNIEERLSQLELRLQKAESRAALAEKQNAQLVSQLKQTEQESQQAKKSVEGLEARTQRIEKITPDEDDYFELHGYARSGMMTNHNARHTQGGPFMTPAGQTGGAIGRLGNEPDTYVEVYLEKKKRLENGATTRFMTMIADQQKSYNDWTADSSTLNVSQAFAEIASLPSFTGPFKDTTLWAGKRVDRDNFEIPWLDSKFVALNGTGGGIYDIRWTDNIRSNFSFIGRSFGDVDVVNNDVQNYVLTANNYFGPVQLFISGMQAKDNEERETLSGYKVFNAANKGYTALLGYQGDSFYGLTKGETRSVLSWGQGLGAEVKNIGTDPALLSDAKTLRLASYGIVNLSPGWDFAPSLLAQQSADRYVKGDDYRWVTLNGRLMQNITQNFALGYEATWQYMDLDPNGYQQYQKVKGNFYKLTFAPTFRPDDISPFFTRPELRVFATWMNWDNDLDKYSPNDTFGQKGFTSGGEWTFGVQMETFF; this is encoded by the coding sequence ATGACATGTATCGGCCTCGGCTTAGTGAATCTTTTTGCCATCCCTTATGCATCTTCTTCGCAAAATTTAAATATTGAAGAACGGTTGTCGCAACTGGAATTACGTCTGCAAAAAGCAGAAAGCCGGGCCGCGCTGGCCGAAAAACAAAATGCCCAACTGGTCAGTCAATTAAAACAGACAGAACAAGAATCACAGCAGGCGAAAAAATCGGTGGAAGGCCTGGAAGCCCGCACCCAGCGAATTGAAAAAATAACGCCCGATGAAGATGACTATTTTGAGCTGCACGGTTATGCGCGTTCCGGCATGATGACCAACCATAATGCCCGTCACACCCAGGGGGGACCATTTATGACCCCGGCAGGACAAACCGGCGGGGCAATTGGCCGTCTGGGTAATGAACCGGATACGTATGTTGAAGTGTATCTGGAGAAGAAAAAACGACTGGAAAACGGCGCCACGACCCGATTTATGACGATGATTGCCGATCAGCAGAAAAGCTATAACGACTGGACGGCGGATTCCAGCACGCTGAACGTCAGCCAGGCCTTTGCTGAAATCGCTTCGCTTCCGAGTTTTACTGGCCCCTTTAAGGATACGACGCTATGGGCTGGTAAGCGTGTGGATCGTGACAACTTCGAAATTCCCTGGCTGGACTCTAAATTCGTCGCGCTCAACGGCACCGGGGGCGGTATCTATGACATCCGCTGGACCGATAACATTCGCAGTAACTTCTCCTTCATTGGCCGTAGTTTTGGCGATGTGGACGTCGTCAACAATGACGTCCAAAACTATGTCCTGACCGCCAACAACTATTTTGGCCCGGTGCAATTATTCATCAGCGGGATGCAGGCAAAGGACAATGAAGAACGTGAAACCTTAAGCGGATATAAAGTCTTCAACGCGGCAAACAAAGGTTATACCGCGCTGTTAGGGTATCAGGGCGACAGCTTTTATGGCCTGACAAAAGGTGAAACGCGCAGTGTGCTCTCCTGGGGACAAGGTCTTGGCGCGGAAGTGAAGAATATAGGCACCGACCCGGCGTTACTGTCCGATGCGAAAACGTTACGTTTAGCCAGTTACGGCATCGTCAATCTTTCGCCTGGCTGGGATTTTGCCCCTTCACTGCTCGCTCAGCAGAGTGCCGATCGTTACGTGAAAGGTGATGATTATCGCTGGGTCACCCTGAACGGACGACTGATGCAGAACATCACGCAAAACTTCGCGTTAGGGTATGAGGCGACCTGGCAATATATGGATCTCGATCCTAATGGCTATCAGCAATATCAGAAGGTGAAGGGGAATTTTTACAAACTGACCTTTGCGCCAACGTTCCGACCTGACGATATTTCGCCCTTCTTTACGCGCCCTGAGTTACGCGTTTTCGCCACGTGGATGAACTGGGATAACGATCTGGATAAATACAGCCCTAATGACACCTTTGGTCAGAAAGGTTTCACCTCGGGCGGCGAGTGGACATTCGGCGTTCAGATGGAAACCTTCTTCTGA
- a CDS encoding AraC family transcriptional regulator, with the protein MSSLSQRTQVIENWYRESEDFSTLVNYRVLRAGHILTGANFHIQRQSVVGHELIFCLKGKGVICLENKKYDVKEGSLVWLPVRFPHEHFPDSADPWEILWLRIDGSKMDNIMNFLNVLHQPVFEFESPAEITDIYHQLFSLMKSHTLVADAHCDLLCSKLIYTLLESRSHENESSPVITHRGLGRLIYQIHSHYNDEWDIDKFMLYCQVSKSQLFRLFQETFNQSPLRWLKNYRLSQARRLLVETDATIGSIASQVGYHDQLHFSREFHRAVGVSPSEFRRREKPL; encoded by the coding sequence ATGAGTTCACTGTCGCAGCGAACGCAGGTCATTGAAAACTGGTATCGGGAATCAGAAGATTTTTCTACGCTGGTCAATTATCGGGTATTGCGCGCCGGTCATATATTAACAGGAGCGAATTTCCATATCCAACGCCAGTCTGTCGTGGGGCATGAACTTATTTTCTGTCTCAAGGGGAAGGGCGTTATTTGCCTGGAGAATAAAAAATACGACGTGAAAGAAGGGAGTCTGGTCTGGCTTCCTGTCAGGTTTCCACATGAACACTTTCCGGACAGCGCCGATCCCTGGGAAATATTGTGGCTAAGAATTGACGGTTCGAAGATGGACAATATTATGAATTTTCTTAATGTTCTTCATCAACCGGTGTTTGAGTTTGAATCACCGGCTGAAATAACCGACATTTACCATCAACTATTTAGTCTGATGAAAAGCCATACTCTGGTCGCGGATGCCCATTGCGACCTGTTGTGTTCGAAATTAATTTACACGCTTCTTGAAAGTCGCAGTCATGAAAATGAAAGTTCACCGGTGATCACCCATCGCGGATTAGGTCGGCTGATTTATCAAATTCACAGTCACTATAACGATGAATGGGATATTGATAAATTTATGCTCTATTGCCAGGTGAGTAAATCACAGCTTTTTCGACTCTTTCAGGAGACGTTTAATCAAAGTCCACTGCGTTGGTTGAAAAACTACCGCTTGTCTCAGGCGCGTCGCCTGTTAGTTGAAACGGATGCCACCATAGGCAGCATCGCAAGCCAGGTGGGGTATCACGATCAACTGCATTTTTCCCGCGAGTTCCATCGGGCGGTCGGCGTTTCGCCAAGTGAATTCCGGCGACGGGAAAAACCACTGTAA
- the fucO gene encoding lactaldehyde reductase has protein sequence MTQRMILNETAWFGRGCRGQLINELTRRGFTRALIVTDSGLVKCGIVGKITTQLDEAGFAWTLFDRVVPNPGITVVQEGVETFRASGADVLIAVGGGSPQDTCKAIGIIINNPEFADVRSLEGFAETTRPCVPIIALPTTAGTAAEVTINYVITDEAQQRKFVCIDPHDIPQVALVDADLMDAMPGSLKAATGIDALTHAIEGYITRGAWELPDALHLKAIEMIARSLRNAVAGDADAMEKMALAQYIAGMGFSNVGLGLVHGMAHPLGAFYNTPHGVANAILLPQVMAWNAPCTGEKYRDIAQAMAIPDAATLPLEEVRQAAVDAVYQLNHDVGIPASLREIGMNQDDIPQLALAAFNDVCTGGNPRPATEDDIATLYQQAFNGVNRQ, from the coding sequence ATGACACAACGCATGATATTAAATGAAACCGCCTGGTTTGGGCGAGGTTGCCGCGGCCAGTTAATTAATGAACTCACCCGACGGGGTTTTACCAGAGCACTCATCGTCACCGACAGCGGCCTGGTCAAATGCGGTATTGTCGGGAAAATTACCACCCAACTTGATGAGGCGGGTTTTGCCTGGACATTATTCGACCGCGTGGTACCGAATCCCGGTATTACCGTGGTGCAGGAAGGCGTGGAAACATTTCGCGCCAGCGGCGCTGATGTCCTTATCGCGGTCGGCGGCGGATCGCCTCAGGATACCTGTAAGGCGATTGGGATCATCATTAATAATCCTGAGTTTGCCGATGTTCGCAGCCTGGAAGGGTTCGCTGAAACGACCCGTCCCTGCGTGCCGATCATTGCCCTTCCTACCACGGCAGGGACCGCAGCAGAAGTTACCATTAACTATGTGATTACCGACGAAGCGCAGCAGCGGAAGTTTGTCTGTATCGACCCACATGACATTCCGCAGGTCGCGCTTGTGGATGCGGATCTCATGGATGCGATGCCAGGTTCGCTAAAAGCCGCCACCGGCATTGATGCTCTTACGCATGCTATCGAAGGTTATATTACGCGTGGCGCCTGGGAATTACCGGATGCGCTCCATCTCAAAGCCATTGAAATGATCGCCAGATCGCTGCGCAACGCAGTGGCTGGCGATGCTGACGCGATGGAAAAAATGGCGCTTGCGCAGTACATCGCCGGGATGGGGTTTTCCAATGTGGGTCTCGGCCTCGTCCATGGCATGGCACATCCGCTGGGCGCGTTTTACAACACCCCACACGGTGTCGCTAATGCCATCCTGTTACCTCAGGTAATGGCATGGAATGCGCCCTGCACCGGAGAAAAATACCGCGACATCGCCCAGGCAATGGCCATTCCCGACGCCGCCACGCTGCCGCTGGAAGAAGTCCGACAGGCGGCTGTCGATGCGGTCTATCAGCTCAATCACGATGTCGGGATTCCCGCATCACTGCGTGAGATTGGCATGAATCAGGACGACATTCCGCAACTGGCACTGGCCGCCTTTAACGATGTCTGTACCGGAGGAAACCCACGCCCGGCCACGGAGGATGACATCGCTACACTCTATCAGCAGGCTTTCAACGGAGTGAACAGACAATGA
- a CDS encoding L-rhamnose mutarotase codes for MNNIRRFGCVVKVRPEKLAYYKELHANPWPEVNAMIKECNLRNFSIYYKNGLLFSYLEYTGDDYEADQQKMAAHLKTQEWWQETSPCQMPLEGEPEGTLWVEMEEIYHLD; via the coding sequence ATGAACAATATTCGTCGATTTGGTTGCGTGGTGAAAGTCCGGCCAGAAAAACTGGCGTATTATAAGGAACTCCATGCGAATCCCTGGCCTGAAGTCAATGCCATGATAAAAGAATGTAATCTGCGCAACTTTTCCATTTATTACAAAAATGGTCTGCTGTTTAGTTATCTGGAATATACCGGTGATGATTATGAAGCCGACCAGCAGAAAATGGCCGCGCACCTGAAAACACAGGAATGGTGGCAGGAAACGTCGCCCTGCCAGATGCCGCTTGAAGGGGAACCTGAAGGCACGCTATGGGTAGAAATGGAAGAAATATACCACCTCGATTAA
- a CDS encoding mandelate racemase/muconate lactonizing enzyme family protein, with protein MKITGWRTLTTWHHWERPIGDVNGTIESGVTEVPILMLETDEGVTGIGLGGHADIERVFPAIEGEDPRAVTALYDRMLAWVFKSGHAGNTFGAIGVVDMALWDLKAKCAGEPLWRQLGARRGFVPGYASGLDYPLSLDALVALHQRFADRGFSAFKLKGGLDVEQDRERFAAVREVYLRNTPSPVMMLDVNESMNSKQAVRYINRLQETLDLSWIEEPVRRWDAAGHAAIRQQVTCAVATGENLTGIEQYLPLLKEQAVDVLQAGMCWGITHFLRVANLAQAFNLPVSPVGYNANPVAHAAAAVANHLSCEVQDLNFPLGLQVDQRIENGGILLGDEPGLGISIDETAIQSQHDKGSWTIAQGPHVRPERAGLRLTLQSPQREQ; from the coding sequence ATGAAAATTACAGGCTGGCGTACGCTAACGACCTGGCATCACTGGGAGAGACCGATTGGTGATGTCAACGGCACCATCGAGTCCGGGGTGACCGAAGTGCCCATTCTGATGCTGGAAACAGACGAAGGGGTAACCGGCATCGGTCTGGGCGGACATGCCGACATCGAACGCGTCTTTCCGGCCATTGAAGGTGAAGATCCCCGTGCGGTAACGGCACTTTACGATCGCATGCTGGCCTGGGTTTTCAAGAGTGGTCACGCCGGTAACACCTTTGGCGCTATTGGCGTTGTCGACATGGCCTTATGGGATCTGAAAGCAAAGTGCGCGGGAGAACCGCTCTGGCGGCAGCTTGGCGCAAGACGTGGATTCGTTCCCGGCTATGCATCCGGACTGGATTACCCACTCTCGCTGGATGCGCTGGTCGCACTGCATCAACGTTTTGCCGATCGGGGATTCAGCGCGTTCAAGCTCAAAGGCGGGCTGGACGTTGAGCAGGACCGGGAACGCTTTGCGGCGGTCAGAGAGGTTTATCTGCGCAACACTCCTTCGCCGGTCATGATGCTGGATGTCAATGAATCAATGAACAGCAAACAGGCCGTCCGCTACATCAACCGTTTGCAGGAAACGCTGGATCTGAGCTGGATTGAGGAACCTGTCCGTCGCTGGGATGCCGCCGGTCACGCCGCAATTCGCCAGCAGGTCACCTGCGCGGTGGCGACGGGAGAAAACCTGACGGGCATAGAACAGTACCTGCCGTTGCTGAAAGAACAGGCGGTCGATGTACTGCAGGCGGGGATGTGCTGGGGGATCACCCATTTTCTGCGCGTGGCGAATCTGGCACAGGCGTTTAACCTGCCGGTCAGCCCCGTCGGCTACAACGCTAACCCCGTCGCCCATGCCGCTGCCGCCGTCGCCAATCATCTGAGTTGCGAGGTACAGGATCTGAACTTTCCGTTGGGTCTACAGGTAGATCAACGCATAGAAAATGGCGGCATCCTGCTGGGTGATGAGCCCGGACTCGGTATTTCCATTGATGAAACGGCAATTCAGTCACAACACGATAAGGGAAGCTGGACGATTGCCCAGGGCCCCCATGTCAGACCGGAACGAGCCGGGCTAAGGCTGACGCTCCAGTCACCACAACGCGAACAATAA